One Telluria mixta DNA window includes the following coding sequences:
- a CDS encoding putative bifunctional diguanylate cyclase/phosphodiesterase translates to MPAAAPIDFVGGSAAVCDAVLTRRGDDLYNELGRIAGALLASPHCAFIPEGVLHPHMVEGALLQEVRADGVCFGRYEVAGRAYSVDDLRQLEALAGLTGTLMQVHSLAQRTTHAYAQVEAQLAHQSQILDQIHESVLTMDRMGYITSWNKGAERLFGYTALEAVGRNILFLYADDDQDFQDAFAEQGGRMMEVRRRKKSGEIFWASLSLSPLCDLEDRPTGLIAYLTDITERKLAEERLHHLAYYQELTGLPNRTLFGRLVDQALMVAQRNESTACVLYLDLNRFKLINGTLGRKVGDDLLRQVAERLRNTLRDEDVVAHLSGDEFAVGLFDIRQHFEATTVAQKLQAALEAPFLVQGHDLRVGASIGISVYPQDGQDAETLLRMADIAMERAKEHAENPDRSVAFYRLDMNEGMQQRMLIESGLRHALGNGELILHYQPKFEIGSSRLVGAEALVRWKHPVRGMVPPIEFIPLAESTGLIVQVGEWVLEQACAQAAIWQRAGLPPFRLAVNVSAREFTPSLPGRVAETLRRYRLDAHWLELEITESTLMHDIEHVIAIMDRISALGVALSLDDFGTGYSSLSYLKRFPIDTLKIDRSFTTGIPLDPSDCAIASTIIGMGRKLGHRVIAEGVETLEQLEFLRQAGCDEVQGYLYGKPLPAYEFEKSLRENWLLMCMGEASTLGSPVRLLPVGQ, encoded by the coding sequence ATGCCAGCCGCTGCGCCGATCGATTTCGTGGGCGGCAGCGCTGCCGTCTGCGACGCCGTATTGACCCGCCGGGGCGACGATCTGTACAACGAACTGGGACGGATCGCCGGCGCGCTCCTCGCGAGTCCGCATTGTGCATTCATCCCGGAAGGCGTCCTGCACCCGCACATGGTGGAGGGCGCGCTGCTGCAGGAAGTGCGCGCCGACGGCGTCTGCTTCGGCCGCTACGAAGTCGCCGGCCGCGCCTACAGCGTGGACGACCTGCGCCAGCTGGAAGCGCTGGCCGGCCTCACCGGCACGCTGATGCAGGTGCATTCGCTGGCCCAGCGCACGACACACGCCTATGCCCAGGTCGAAGCGCAGCTGGCGCACCAGTCGCAGATCCTCGACCAGATCCACGAATCCGTGCTGACGATGGACCGCATGGGCTACATCACCAGCTGGAACAAGGGCGCCGAGCGCCTGTTCGGCTACACGGCGCTGGAAGCCGTCGGCCGCAACATCCTGTTCCTGTACGCGGACGACGACCAGGACTTCCAGGACGCCTTCGCGGAGCAGGGCGGCCGCATGATGGAAGTGCGGCGCCGGAAGAAATCGGGCGAGATCTTCTGGGCCAGCCTGTCGCTGTCGCCGCTATGCGACCTGGAAGACCGACCGACCGGCCTGATCGCCTATCTCACCGACATCACGGAACGCAAGCTGGCCGAGGAACGCCTGCATCACCTGGCCTACTACCAGGAACTGACCGGCCTGCCGAACCGCACGCTGTTCGGCCGCCTCGTCGACCAGGCCCTGATGGTCGCCCAGCGCAACGAATCCACCGCGTGCGTGCTGTACCTGGACCTGAACCGCTTCAAGCTGATCAACGGCACGCTGGGCCGCAAGGTCGGCGACGACCTGCTGCGCCAGGTGGCCGAACGCCTGCGCAATACGCTGCGCGACGAAGACGTCGTGGCGCACCTGTCCGGCGACGAATTCGCCGTCGGCCTGTTCGACATCCGCCAGCACTTCGAAGCGACGACGGTCGCGCAAAAGCTGCAGGCCGCACTGGAAGCACCGTTCCTCGTGCAGGGTCACGACCTGCGCGTGGGCGCGAGCATCGGCATCTCCGTCTACCCGCAGGACGGCCAGGATGCCGAGACGCTGCTGCGCATGGCCGACATCGCGATGGAGCGCGCCAAGGAACACGCGGAAAACCCGGACCGCAGCGTCGCGTTCTACCGCCTCGACATGAACGAGGGCATGCAGCAGCGCATGCTGATCGAATCGGGCCTGCGCCACGCCCTCGGCAACGGCGAACTGATCCTGCACTACCAGCCGAAATTCGAAATCGGCTCGAGCCGCCTGGTGGGCGCCGAAGCCCTCGTGCGCTGGAAGCATCCGGTGCGCGGCATGGTCCCGCCGATCGAATTCATCCCGCTGGCCGAAAGCACGGGCCTGATCGTGCAGGTGGGCGAGTGGGTGCTGGAACAGGCCTGCGCCCAGGCCGCGATCTGGCAACGCGCCGGCCTGCCGCCGTTCCGCCTCGCGGTGAACGTGTCCGCACGCGAATTCACGCCGTCGCTGCCGGGCCGCGTCGCGGAAACCCTGCGCCGCTACCGCCTGGACGCGCACTGGCTGGAGCTGGAGATCACGGAAAGCACGCTGATGCACGACATCGAACACGTGATCGCCATCATGGACCGCATCAGCGCACTGGGCGTGGCGCTGTCGCTGGACGATTTCGGCACGGGCTATTCGAGCCTGTCGTACCTGAAGCGCTTCCCGATCGACACCCTCAAGATCGACCGTTCGTTCACGACGGGCATCCCGCTGGACCCGAGCGATTGCGCGATCGCGAGCACCATCATCGGCATGGGGCGCAAGCTGGGGCACCGTGTCATTGCGGAAGGGGTGGAGACGCTGGAGCAGCTGGAGTTCCTGCGCCAGGCCGGGTGCGACGAGGTGCAGGGCTATCTGTATGGGAAGCCGCTGCCGGCGTATGAGTTCGAGAAGAGTTTGCGGGAGAACTGGTTGTTGATGTGCATGGGGGAGGCGTCGACCCTTGGCTCGCCCGTCCGTTTGCTGCCCGTGGGGCAATGA
- a CDS encoding HDOD domain-containing protein, with protein MSSAPFPVVEVRSVANAQNEWVALLLGTPGAGLDDPALQGLFGTPDLLAAIAPLDCIVLLDDVSVLTPPVLNVLPANRVLLAVRADALATDGTARRLAELQMTGYRVLIDGVLPEGVAAPIALRTVARDAGCELPRAGSLPTLFGPHLAYNVDDMAAYRACENAGFAWFSGDYALGGSVAEGDDGTSRRRMLTMLALLARDADSRELEAQLKADPALSYHLLKLVNSAAFSVGTQITSFGQAISRLGRRQLQRWLQLLLYARQHPDSPPNLMLPVAALRGAALEDLCKRDGGDRDEQDLAFMAGVFSLLDRLFQMPMAEIVQDLSLPEHVEAALLRREGQLGQRLRLAEAGRPDPGTLEEAGVDGPDWWQSQLHAYHWAIQVARNV; from the coding sequence ATGTCCAGCGCCCCGTTCCCGGTGGTTGAAGTACGCTCCGTCGCCAACGCGCAGAACGAGTGGGTCGCTCTGTTGCTTGGCACGCCGGGGGCAGGACTCGACGATCCCGCGTTGCAAGGCCTGTTCGGCACGCCGGACCTGCTGGCCGCCATCGCCCCCCTCGACTGCATCGTGCTGCTGGACGATGTGTCTGTCCTGACGCCTCCTGTCCTGAACGTGCTGCCCGCCAACCGCGTGCTGCTGGCCGTGCGCGCGGACGCGCTGGCGACGGACGGCACGGCGCGCCGCCTGGCCGAACTGCAGATGACCGGTTACCGCGTGCTGATCGACGGCGTGCTGCCGGAAGGCGTCGCCGCACCGATCGCGCTGCGCACCGTGGCGCGCGACGCCGGCTGCGAACTGCCGCGCGCCGGCTCGCTGCCGACGTTGTTCGGACCGCACCTCGCCTACAACGTCGACGACATGGCCGCGTACCGCGCCTGCGAGAACGCGGGCTTTGCCTGGTTCAGCGGCGACTATGCGCTTGGCGGCAGCGTGGCCGAAGGCGATGACGGTACGTCGCGCCGGCGCATGCTGACGATGCTGGCCCTGCTGGCCCGCGACGCCGATTCGCGCGAACTGGAAGCGCAGCTGAAAGCGGATCCGGCGCTCTCGTATCACCTGTTGAAACTGGTGAACTCGGCCGCGTTCTCGGTCGGCACCCAGATCACGAGCTTCGGCCAGGCGATCAGCCGCCTGGGCCGGCGCCAGCTGCAGCGCTGGCTGCAACTGCTGCTGTACGCGCGCCAGCACCCGGACAGTCCGCCGAACCTGATGCTGCCGGTGGCCGCCTTGCGCGGCGCCGCACTGGAAGACCTGTGCAAGCGCGACGGCGGCGACCGCGACGAGCAGGACCTGGCCTTCATGGCCGGCGTGTTCTCGCTGCTGGACCGGCTGTTCCAGATGCCGATGGCCGAGATCGTACAGGACCTGAGCCTGCCCGAACACGTCGAAGCCGCATTGCTGCGGCGCGAAGGACAACTGGGACAACGGTTGCGGCTCGCAGAAGCTGGCCGGCCGGATCCCGGGACGCTGGAGGAAGCGGGCGTCGACGGGCCGGACTGGTGGCAGAGCCAGTTGCACGCCTATCACTGGGCCATTCAGGTAGCCCGCAATGTCTAG
- a CDS encoding response regulator, with translation MTEKTVYIMLVDDHPLVRDGLRARLEAVAHFRVVAEADSGAEALALAGSTRIDLVLMDITMRDGSGIEATARLYANYPDIAVLILSMHDKLEYVTQAMQAGARGYVLKDAPGKDIVLAIDTVMAGGIYYSAAVARQLARPAAQDNQLTSREQEVLRHIANGESNKQIAKALDLSVRTVETHRLNIKRKLGIEGQAELIKFAVQHGRVGGAGA, from the coding sequence ATGACCGAGAAGACCGTCTACATCATGCTGGTCGACGACCATCCCCTCGTACGCGACGGCCTGCGCGCACGGCTGGAAGCGGTGGCGCATTTCCGCGTCGTGGCCGAAGCGGATTCCGGCGCCGAGGCGCTGGCGCTCGCGGGCAGCACGCGCATCGACCTCGTGCTGATGGACATCACCATGCGCGACGGCAGCGGCATCGAAGCCACTGCGCGCCTGTACGCGAACTATCCGGACATCGCCGTGCTGATCCTCTCCATGCACGACAAGCTCGAATACGTGACGCAGGCGATGCAGGCGGGCGCGCGCGGCTACGTGCTGAAGGATGCGCCGGGCAAGGACATCGTGCTCGCCATCGACACCGTCATGGCCGGCGGCATCTACTACAGCGCCGCCGTCGCGCGCCAGCTCGCGCGCCCGGCCGCGCAGGACAACCAGCTCACGTCGCGCGAACAGGAAGTGCTGCGCCACATCGCCAACGGCGAATCGAACAAGCAGATCGCGAAGGCGCTCGACCTGTCCGTGCGTACCGTCGAAACGCACCGCCTGAACATCAAGCGCAAGCTCGGCATCGAAGGCCAGGCGGAGCTGATCAAGTTCGCCGTGCAGCACGGCCGCGTCGGCGGCGCGGGCGCGTAA
- a CDS encoding cache domain-containing protein encodes MQLRQKVIFLAIAPLIVALCAIALFVRQQAIGLAHEQHATIQRAYLASKQAELRHYVDLASHSIAHLTASGRSDPATLAEAKRILQSLSFGDDGYFFVYDMDGRNLMHPRQPELVGRDLWNLHDQFGAPTIQNIVAVAKQGGGLVRYNWVKPSTNKSAPKLGYVVPVPQWGWIMGSGLYLDDVQAALDQVDAQQSRNIETTMWWIAGLAILATLVIGGAGLALNVSESRVADMKLKALAQRVVDSQEQERARLSRDLHDGISQWLVSIKLQIEAGIIRMKGTPDQQRQAHASFERTAEELNKVLGEVRRISHDLRPTLLDDLGLAAALDHLAEEFSQHSGMPVTFNVSGDAEHLPQTVGTVLFRIAQEALTNIERHADAHHIDLALHAGDGRVLLTIADDGAGFDAEGVATHPQRGIGLRNMMERMDAIGGHLDIASSAAGTTVCASVELET; translated from the coding sequence ATGCAATTACGGCAGAAGGTCATCTTCCTTGCGATCGCCCCGCTGATCGTGGCGCTGTGCGCGATCGCCCTGTTCGTCCGCCAGCAGGCGATCGGGCTCGCGCACGAGCAGCACGCCACCATCCAGCGGGCCTACCTGGCCAGCAAGCAGGCGGAACTGCGGCACTACGTGGACCTCGCCTCGCACTCGATCGCCCACCTGACGGCATCCGGCCGCAGCGACCCCGCCACGCTGGCCGAGGCCAAGCGCATCCTGCAATCGCTCAGCTTCGGCGACGACGGCTATTTCTTCGTCTACGACATGGACGGCCGCAACCTGATGCACCCGCGCCAACCGGAGCTGGTCGGGCGCGACCTGTGGAACCTGCACGACCAGTTCGGCGCGCCGACCATCCAGAACATCGTCGCCGTCGCCAAGCAGGGCGGGGGACTCGTGCGCTACAACTGGGTCAAGCCGTCCACGAACAAGTCCGCGCCCAAGCTCGGCTACGTCGTGCCGGTGCCGCAATGGGGCTGGATCATGGGCAGCGGCCTGTACCTCGACGACGTGCAGGCCGCGCTCGACCAGGTCGACGCCCAGCAGTCGCGCAACATCGAGACGACGATGTGGTGGATCGCCGGCCTCGCCATCCTCGCCACGCTCGTCATCGGCGGCGCCGGCCTCGCGCTGAACGTCAGCGAATCGCGCGTGGCTGACATGAAACTGAAAGCCCTCGCGCAGCGCGTCGTCGATTCGCAGGAGCAGGAACGGGCGCGCCTGTCGCGCGACCTGCACGACGGCATCAGCCAATGGCTCGTGTCGATCAAGCTGCAGATCGAGGCCGGCATCATCCGCATGAAAGGCACGCCGGACCAGCAGCGCCAGGCGCACGCCAGCTTCGAGCGCACGGCGGAAGAACTCAACAAGGTGTTGGGCGAGGTCCGGCGCATCTCGCACGACCTGCGTCCCACGTTGCTGGACGATCTCGGACTCGCGGCCGCGCTCGACCACCTGGCCGAGGAATTCTCGCAGCACAGCGGCATGCCCGTGACCTTCAACGTGTCGGGCGATGCCGAGCACCTGCCGCAAACGGTCGGCACGGTGCTGTTCCGCATCGCTCAGGAAGCGCTGACGAACATCGAACGGCACGCGGACGCGCACCACATCGACCTGGCGCTGCACGCCGGCGACGGCCGCGTGCTGCTCACCATTGCGGACGACGGCGCCGGCTTCGACGCCGAGGGCGTGGCCACGCACCCGCAGCGCGGCATCGGCCTGCGCAATATGATGGAGCGGATGGACGCCATCGGCGGCCACCTGGACATCGCATCGTCCGCGGCCGGCACCACCGTGTGCGCGAGCGTCGAACTGGAGACCTGA
- a CDS encoding carbon starvation CstA family protein, translated as MKRLTSQLGWAALSLAGAGSLAYVALKRGESINAVWVVIAAVCVYLIAYRFYSLYIADKVMGLDARRQTPAYKYNDGLDYVPTNRYVLFGHHFAAIAGAGPLVGPVLAAQMGYLPGMLWILSGVVFAGAVQDFMVLFLSMRRDGRSLGDLIKSEMGEIPGVIALFGTFMIMVIILAVLALIVVKALTGSPWGSFTVMATIPIALFMGIYSRYIRVGRIGEVSLIGFVLLIGAIVGGQFVHDSPTWGPMFTFTGTQLTWMLIGYGFVASVIPVWLLLAPRDYLSTFLKIGTIVGLALGIVFVAPMLQMPSITRFIDGTGPAWSGTLFPFLFITIACGAVSGFHALISSGTTPKMIENEQHARFIGYGGMLMESFVAIMALVAASTIDPGVYFAMNSPAAVLGTTAQTAAAAVSNWGFVITPDQLTQMAKDVGENTIISRAGGAPTLAVGMAHILSNVVGGKAMMAFWYHFAILFEALFILTAVDAGTRAGRFMLQDLLGAFVPSLKRTDSLPANLIATGLCVAAWGYFLYQGVVDPLGGINTLWPLFGIANQMLAGIALTLGTVVLFKMKRGQYAWVTIVPTIWLLICTLSAGWLKIFDPNVKVGFLAHAKKFQTALDQGQVLAPAKSLDQMGRIVFNDYVDATLCGFFMVVVLAVVLYGFRTALAARKSARPSAQETPYVAAPAASMAEVQ; from the coding sequence ATGAAACGTCTCACAAGCCAGCTCGGATGGGCTGCGCTTTCGCTCGCGGGCGCCGGCTCGCTCGCCTACGTCGCCCTCAAACGCGGCGAATCCATCAACGCGGTCTGGGTCGTCATCGCGGCCGTCTGCGTCTACCTGATCGCGTACCGCTTCTACAGCCTGTACATTGCCGATAAGGTGATGGGCCTCGACGCCCGCCGCCAGACCCCGGCGTACAAGTACAACGACGGCCTCGACTACGTGCCGACGAACCGCTACGTGCTGTTCGGCCACCATTTCGCCGCGATCGCCGGCGCCGGCCCGCTGGTCGGTCCCGTGCTCGCCGCGCAGATGGGCTATTTGCCCGGCATGCTGTGGATCCTGTCCGGCGTCGTGTTCGCCGGCGCCGTGCAGGACTTCATGGTGCTGTTCCTGTCGATGCGCCGCGACGGCCGTTCGCTCGGCGACCTGATCAAGTCCGAGATGGGCGAGATCCCCGGCGTCATCGCCCTGTTCGGCACCTTCATGATCATGGTCATCATCCTCGCGGTGCTGGCGCTGATCGTCGTGAAGGCCCTGACCGGCTCGCCGTGGGGGTCGTTCACCGTGATGGCGACGATCCCGATCGCGCTGTTCATGGGCATCTATTCGCGCTACATCCGCGTGGGCCGCATCGGCGAAGTGTCGCTGATCGGCTTCGTGCTGCTGATCGGCGCCATCGTCGGCGGCCAGTTCGTGCACGATTCGCCGACCTGGGGCCCGATGTTCACGTTCACCGGCACCCAGCTGACCTGGATGCTGATCGGCTACGGCTTCGTCGCCTCCGTGATCCCCGTGTGGCTGCTGCTGGCGCCGCGCGACTACCTGTCGACCTTCCTCAAGATCGGCACCATCGTCGGCCTCGCGCTGGGCATCGTGTTCGTCGCCCCGATGCTGCAGATGCCGTCGATCACCCGCTTCATCGACGGCACCGGCCCGGCCTGGTCCGGCACGCTGTTCCCGTTCCTGTTCATCACCATCGCCTGCGGCGCCGTGTCCGGCTTCCACGCGCTGATCTCGTCGGGCACCACGCCGAAGATGATCGAGAACGAACAACACGCCCGCTTCATCGGCTACGGCGGCATGCTGATGGAATCGTTCGTCGCCATCATGGCCCTCGTCGCCGCGTCGACCATCGACCCGGGCGTCTACTTCGCGATGAACAGCCCGGCCGCCGTGCTCGGCACGACCGCCCAGACGGCCGCCGCCGCGGTCTCCAACTGGGGCTTCGTGATCACGCCTGACCAGCTGACGCAGATGGCCAAGGACGTCGGCGAGAACACCATCATCTCGCGCGCCGGCGGCGCCCCGACGCTGGCCGTCGGCATGGCCCACATCCTGTCCAACGTCGTCGGCGGCAAGGCGATGATGGCGTTCTGGTACCACTTCGCGATCCTGTTCGAGGCGCTGTTCATCCTCACCGCCGTCGACGCGGGCACCCGCGCCGGCCGCTTCATGCTGCAGGACCTGCTGGGCGCGTTCGTCCCGTCGCTGAAACGCACGGACTCGCTGCCGGCGAACCTGATCGCCACCGGCCTGTGCGTCGCCGCCTGGGGCTACTTCCTGTACCAGGGCGTCGTCGATCCGCTGGGCGGCATCAACACGCTGTGGCCGCTGTTCGGCATCGCCAACCAGATGCTGGCCGGTATCGCACTCACCTTGGGCACCGTCGTGCTGTTCAAGATGAAGCGCGGCCAGTACGCCTGGGTCACGATCGTCCCGACCATCTGGCTGCTGATCTGCACGCTGTCGGCCGGCTGGCTGAAGATCTTCGACCCGAACGTCAAGGTCGGCTTCCTGGCGCACGCGAAGAAATTCCAGACCGCGCTCGACCAGGGCCAGGTGCTGGCACCGGCCAAGTCGCTCGACCAGATGGGCCGCATCGTCTTCAACGACTACGTCGACGCCACCCTGTGCGGCTTCTTCATGGTCGTCGTGCTGGCCGTCGTGCTGTATGGCTTCCGCACCGCGCTGGCCGCCCGCAAGAGCGCCCGTCCGAGCGCCCAGGAGACGCCGTACGTCGCGGCGCCCGCCGCCTCGATGGCCGAGGTGCAGTGA
- a CDS encoding YbdD/YjiX family protein: MLGALAQAGRYLGQSMRLMVGLPEYDTYVAHMEKTHPDQPVMSYEEFFRERQEARYGSGKRGGCC, from the coding sequence ATGCTCGGCGCGCTGGCACAGGCAGGCCGCTACCTCGGGCAAAGCATGCGCCTGATGGTCGGCCTGCCGGAATACGACACCTATGTGGCGCACATGGAGAAGACCCATCCGGACCAGCCGGTCATGAGCTACGAGGAGTTTTTCCGCGAGCGCCAGGAGGCGCGGTACGGGAGCGGCAAGCGCGGGGGTTGTTGCTGA
- a CDS encoding hybrid sensor histidine kinase/response regulator — translation MQTLERSSLNRKLTSMCLQAAASALLVVYVAFAVTTVAGERREERQELDAMAAVLAQGALDAVQFNDRRLATQLLAALEARPGLASAVLYDRKGQPFATWRAPGQDAADKVEALSGLDPDTVAAAAESGSLPWLPVLRVYRVLGAPADADGRTLPPVGAVMIESDLVPLWLDIARALGVMGLALAAALLTAFVLVRRLRRSISDPIGKLINAAQKVSASQNYTLRIAHNRNDELGVLIDSFNNMLAQIEGRGAALTHHRDELERQVSVRTEQLEKAKNAAEAASRAKSAFLATMSHEIRTPMNGVLGMTEMLLGTELTETQRNYTRLVKQSGEHLLVIINDILDFSKIEAGKLTVEYINFNLWDLLDDIHTVYTPQAEAKNILLHFDIANDIPVAICGDPNRLRQIMANLLGNAVKFTDQGRILAKVRIASEDNQAVMLRFEVHDTGIGISRDARSRIFEAFSQADDSTTRKYGGTGLGLAISKQLVELMGGSIGVENALIKGAVTQGSVFWFTVAFDKRRVDPDAPGDHQHTIDGLRVLLVDECETSRIGLERHLATWRIECDAAESADEALERLDEAARAGRPYDAAILDMELSHTSGLLLAAQIKSDPATRATRLVLLSPERLAADPVQRREAGVAYQLIKPARAADLFACLATPPRGKVAPAPRFMPPRPLQLDANRPRTRRVLLAEDNPVNIEVARAMLESLDLQVDCARNGEDALQAVRTASYDAVLMDCQMPVMDGFAATAAIRREEREAGRGRVLPIIAITANALQGDREACLAAGMDDYLSKPFSQQEIAAVIGRWMALPLAATVHHDDEPPRLPPESVEVIQRDVINRVALDKIRALSRDRGDALVQKVIAAYVDDTPQQLLTLRSAIDGLDTGNVRRIAHTLKSASANVGAEALAALCKELEHLGRADTTEGADAILTDMEQEFQAVRHSLTAILEKET, via the coding sequence ATGCAGACTCTCGAGCGCTCAAGCCTCAACCGAAAACTGACGTCGATGTGCCTGCAGGCAGCCGCCAGCGCGCTGCTGGTCGTCTACGTCGCCTTCGCCGTGACGACCGTGGCCGGCGAGCGACGCGAGGAACGGCAGGAGCTGGACGCGATGGCCGCCGTGCTCGCCCAGGGCGCCCTCGACGCCGTGCAGTTCAACGACCGCCGCCTTGCGACGCAGTTGCTGGCCGCGCTGGAAGCGCGCCCGGGCCTCGCGTCGGCCGTCCTGTACGATCGCAAGGGCCAACCGTTCGCCACCTGGCGCGCGCCCGGCCAGGATGCCGCGGACAAGGTCGAGGCGCTCAGCGGGCTCGATCCCGACACCGTCGCCGCGGCCGCCGAATCCGGCAGCCTTCCCTGGCTGCCCGTGCTGCGCGTCTACCGCGTGCTCGGCGCGCCGGCGGACGCGGATGGCCGCACGCTGCCGCCCGTGGGCGCCGTCATGATCGAAAGCGACCTCGTGCCGCTGTGGCTGGACATCGCGCGCGCGCTGGGCGTGATGGGCCTCGCGCTGGCGGCCGCGCTGCTGACGGCGTTCGTGCTGGTGCGGCGGCTGCGGCGCAGCATCAGCGACCCGATCGGCAAACTGATCAACGCGGCGCAGAAGGTGTCCGCCAGCCAGAATTACACGCTGCGCATCGCCCACAACCGCAACGACGAGCTGGGCGTGCTGATCGACAGCTTCAACAACATGCTCGCGCAGATCGAAGGCCGCGGCGCCGCGCTCACGCACCACCGCGACGAACTGGAACGCCAGGTCAGCGTGCGCACCGAGCAGCTGGAAAAGGCGAAGAACGCGGCCGAAGCGGCGAGCCGCGCGAAAAGCGCCTTCCTCGCCACGATGAGCCACGAGATCCGCACCCCGATGAACGGCGTGCTCGGGATGACGGAAATGCTGCTGGGGACGGAGCTGACCGAAACGCAGCGCAACTACACGCGGCTGGTAAAACAGTCGGGCGAGCACCTGCTGGTGATCATCAACGACATCCTTGACTTTTCCAAGATCGAGGCCGGCAAGCTCACCGTCGAATACATCAACTTCAACCTGTGGGACCTGCTGGACGACATCCACACCGTCTACACGCCGCAGGCCGAAGCGAAGAACATCCTGCTCCACTTCGACATCGCCAACGATATCCCTGTCGCCATCTGCGGCGACCCGAACCGGCTGCGCCAGATCATGGCCAACCTGCTCGGCAACGCGGTCAAGTTCACGGACCAGGGCCGCATCCTCGCCAAGGTGCGCATCGCGAGCGAGGACAACCAGGCCGTGATGCTGCGCTTCGAAGTGCACGACACCGGCATCGGCATCTCGCGGGACGCCCGCAGCCGCATCTTCGAAGCATTCTCACAGGCCGACGATTCCACGACCCGCAAATACGGCGGCACGGGGCTGGGTCTGGCGATCTCGAAACAGCTCGTCGAATTGATGGGCGGTTCGATCGGCGTCGAGAACGCGCTGATAAAGGGAGCGGTAACCCAGGGATCCGTGTTCTGGTTCACGGTCGCCTTCGACAAGCGCCGCGTCGACCCGGATGCGCCGGGCGACCACCAGCACACGATCGACGGCCTGCGCGTGCTCCTCGTCGACGAGTGCGAGACGAGCAGGATCGGTCTCGAACGGCACCTGGCCACGTGGCGCATCGAATGCGACGCGGCGGAGAGTGCGGACGAGGCGCTGGAACGCCTGGACGAGGCGGCGCGCGCCGGCCGGCCGTACGACGCCGCGATCCTCGACATGGAGCTGTCCCACACGAGCGGCCTGCTGCTGGCCGCGCAGATCAAGTCCGACCCGGCCACGCGCGCCACGCGGCTCGTGCTGCTCAGCCCCGAACGGCTGGCCGCCGATCCGGTGCAGCGGCGCGAGGCCGGCGTCGCGTACCAGCTCATCAAACCTGCACGCGCGGCCGATTTGTTCGCCTGCCTGGCGACGCCGCCGCGCGGCAAGGTCGCGCCGGCGCCGCGCTTCATGCCGCCGCGCCCCCTGCAGCTGGACGCCAACCGCCCGCGCACGCGGCGCGTGCTGCTGGCCGAGGACAATCCCGTCAACATCGAGGTGGCCCGGGCAATGCTGGAAAGCCTCGACCTGCAGGTGGATTGCGCGCGCAACGGCGAGGATGCGCTGCAGGCCGTGCGCACGGCTTCATATGATGCCGTCCTGATGGATTGCCAGATGCCGGTGATGGACGGCTTTGCCGCGACGGCCGCGATCCGGCGCGAAGAACGCGAAGCGGGCCGCGGGCGCGTGCTGCCCATCATCGCGATCACGGCGAACGCGCTGCAGGGCGACCGCGAAGCGTGCCTCGCGGCCGGCATGGACGATTACCTGTCGAAGCCGTTCAGCCAGCAGGAAATCGCGGCCGTGATCGGGCGCTGGATGGCGCTGCCGCTCGCGGCCACCGTGCACCACGACGACGAGCCGCCGCGCCTGCCGCCGGAATCCGTCGAAGTGATCCAGCGCGACGTCATCAACCGCGTGGCACTGGACAAGATCCGGGCCCTGTCGCGCGACCGCGGCGACGCCCTCGTGCAGAAGGTCATCGCCGCCTACGTCGACGACACGCCGCAGCAGCTGCTCACATTGCGCTCGGCCATCGATGGCCTCGACACGGGCAACGTGCGCCGCATCGCCCACACGCTGAAATCGGCCAGCGCCAACGTCGGCGCCGAGGCCCTCGCCGCCCTGTGCAAGGAACTGGAGCACCTGGGCCGCGCCGACACCACCGAAGGCGCGGACGCGATCCTGACCGACATGGAACAGGAGTTCCAGGCCGTCCGGCATTCGCTTACCGCCATCCTCGAAAAGGAAACCTGA